The genomic stretch CCGCTTCAACGTACTCACCTTGCTCTACCAAACGTTCTTCTACCTGACCACCAGCGATGGTATCTAAGTAAATGGTGGTTTTTGGCACCACTCGACCGCGCAGACTCAAAGCATCCACGAATGCGCCCTGCTTTACTGTGCTGACGGTTAAATTACTCAGCTCTAGGTTTTGGCTACGACCCGACGAAGCGGTGTTATTAAATGCCACAGCCGCGGCTGCAATACCAAGCAGTACCCCAGCCACAACGGCTTTTTTAAGGTGTTTTTGTAATCCTGAACGCTCTATTTTCTTATCCATAATCACGCCTATTGTGCTTTATCTGTTGAATCGTTGTTAGCGAATATGGGTAACTATAATCAAGGGCTATGCCAAAGTGTAATTTTCATTTAAAAACATAAGGTTAACCTTTTTCATTGTTATTCAGGATCGACGAGTGTCCGGAAATAGAACACATTAACATCAGCAAAGTGTCCATAAATGAACACTTTTTGTAGACGAGATGTAAACGGTTGCGGTACGCTAAAAGAAAAATAAAGCGATTAGGGTATGAAGCAGGAAGGCACCATATTAATTGTCGACGACAACAGCGATGTATTAATTGCTGCAAAGCTATTGCTAAAAAAGCATTACCAAACCATCATCACCACAGATAACCCTTTCGATATAGAGGCGCACATTGCAGCGCAACAAATAGACGTTATCTTACTCGATATGAACTTTAGCCAAGACGCCATCAGCGGCAAAGAAGGCTTTTATTGGTTAAAGAAAATCGTCGCACAAGACCCCAGCATCGTGGTGTTATTAATGACCGCCTATGGCGACATTCAACTCGCTGTTGATGCCATCAAAGCCGGGGCCGCAGACTTTATCGCTAAACCATGGCAAAACGACCAACTTTTAGGAGCCGTTGCCGCCGCACTTGCTCACGCCAAAGACAAGCAACAAGTGGGTAAGCTTACTCGTCAAACACAAGGCTTAAACCAAGCGCTAAACCAGAGCAGTGGCACCCAGCAATTTGCCTTTTTAGGTCAAAGCACTGCCATGCAAAACGTATTTAGCACCATCGAGCGTGCGGCGCTCACCGATGCCAACATTTTGCTCACCGGAGAGAGTGGCACAGGTAAAGAACTGGCGGCCCACGCCATTCACCAAGCTAGTATGCGTCGCGATAATGCCTTTATCAGTTTAGATATGGGGGCTATCTCCGACAATTTGTTTGAAAGCGAGCTATTTGGTCATAAAAAAGGGGCATTTACCGACGCCAAAAGCGATAAGGTCGGCCGCTTTGAGCTCGCACATAAAGGCAGTTTATTCTTGGATGAGTTGGGCAACCTGCCCATAAACCAACAAACCACCTTGCTTGCAGCCCTACAGAATCGACAAGTGA from Pseudoalteromonas sp. UG3-2 encodes the following:
- a CDS encoding sigma-54-dependent transcriptional regulator translates to MKQEGTILIVDDNSDVLIAAKLLLKKHYQTIITTDNPFDIEAHIAAQQIDVILLDMNFSQDAISGKEGFYWLKKIVAQDPSIVVLLMTAYGDIQLAVDAIKAGAADFIAKPWQNDQLLGAVAAALAHAKDKQQVGKLTRQTQGLNQALNQSSGTQQFAFLGQSTAMQNVFSTIERAALTDANILLTGESGTGKELAAHAIHQASMRRDNAFISLDMGAISDNLFESELFGHKKGAFTDAKSDKVGRFELAHKGSLFLDELGNLPINQQTTLLAALQNRQVTPVGGNKPIAVDIRLICATNDNLQQAVEEGRFRQDLLYRINTVEIRLPPLRERVDDIPLLVNYYLEHFCHKYKRQLEVQSSDMQRLQAYPWPGNVRELAHAIERAVILSDSEHLDISTVIATNHTTTPANLKDSAHTSIPTVEGTFNLEEIEQRTVRAALKHYQGNVSNAAKALGLTRGAMYRRLEKYDL